One Neosynechococcus sphagnicola sy1 DNA window includes the following coding sequences:
- the pgaD gene encoding poly-beta-1,6-N-acetyl-D-glucosamine biosynthesis protein PgaD, which yields MTSKTLIIDRHGHIGWQRRLLSELATATLWGGWLSLWRPVLKNLLSLKRWSIFKSPLAVKFCFLGLSTAWGSGGAVVVLMVVIVISGRLVRRRWEKEAKLEQAQALNPEPSLSEYAQHFQISEAQVFRGQHLKCCYIYHDRGGQITAIVPMIPEHRSQTSSDLSNLEGREASPVLDVEDGSQTASRR from the coding sequence ATGACCTCAAAGACATTGATCATTGATCGGCACGGACACATTGGTTGGCAACGGCGGTTGCTGTCGGAACTGGCGACCGCTACACTCTGGGGGGGGTGGTTGTCCTTATGGCGACCGGTTCTGAAAAACCTCCTCAGCTTGAAGCGCTGGAGCATCTTCAAATCTCCTCTAGCGGTCAAATTTTGCTTCTTGGGGCTTTCTACTGCCTGGGGATCGGGTGGCGCGGTAGTGGTTCTGATGGTCGTGATCGTGATCAGTGGTCGGCTGGTGCGTCGTCGCTGGGAAAAAGAAGCCAAGCTAGAACAGGCGCAGGCACTGAACCCTGAACCATCCCTCAGCGAGTACGCCCAACACTTTCAGATTTCTGAAGCCCAAGTCTTTCGAGGCCAGCACCTGAAATGCTGCTATATCTACCACGATCGAGGGGGGCAGATTACAGCTATTGTGCCGATGATTCCTGAACACAGATCCCAGACGTCTTCAGACTTGTCAAATCTGGAGGGGCGTGAAGCAAGTCCTGTCCTGGATGTTGAGGATGGTTCACAAACAGCCTCTCGGAGATGA
- a CDS encoding FHA domain-containing serine/threonine-protein kinase, producing MVITLTLLPADTPEAAVGAANLKLQQWRFDQESQICIGRGMGNQVMINHALVSRHHLELQCAHPGQPGVWQLTNHGLNGTLVNGAVMVQGTLKSGDLLQLAPGGPTFLFKIEPATPGQPSPPVESTCTHSGNPTQNLFCMHCGQAIAVKQMIRQYQILRPLGQGGMGTTYLACRSTATGSPELLVLKEMNADLVQIAKAHDLFQREAQVLRSLRHPGIPKFYDFFVEAGKKYLVMELIHGEDLEDWIVHHGPVTPQQAVQWMLQTCDVLHYLHQQTPAIIHRDIKPANLLVRYREQAIAVLDFGAVKELGTPPGTRIAIEGYSAPEQDQGNPVIQSDLYAVGSTLVFLITGESPHQFYRRSGKTLRLQVQGCSSIPRRLQGVIEKATEPNPSRRYVSAQALAIALKNAL from the coding sequence GTGGTCATTACCCTGACCCTCCTCCCTGCGGATACCCCCGAGGCTGCTGTGGGAGCAGCTAACTTAAAACTCCAACAGTGGCGCTTCGATCAGGAGTCCCAGATTTGCATCGGTCGGGGAATGGGGAATCAAGTCATGATTAATCATGCACTGGTATCCCGACATCATCTGGAACTCCAGTGTGCCCACCCAGGTCAGCCAGGGGTCTGGCAACTCACCAACCATGGACTTAATGGCACCTTGGTGAATGGTGCTGTGATGGTACAAGGAACGTTGAAGTCAGGAGATCTGCTACAACTCGCACCGGGCGGCCCCACCTTCCTGTTTAAGATTGAGCCAGCCACGCCAGGGCAACCATCCCCTCCAGTGGAAAGCACCTGTACCCACAGCGGCAATCCCACCCAAAATTTATTTTGTATGCATTGTGGTCAGGCGATCGCGGTGAAACAGATGATCCGCCAGTATCAGATCCTACGGCCCTTGGGACAGGGGGGCATGGGAACGACCTATCTGGCATGCCGCTCAACAGCGACGGGCTCCCCAGAACTGCTGGTGCTGAAAGAGATGAATGCTGACTTGGTGCAAATTGCCAAAGCCCACGATCTGTTTCAACGAGAGGCCCAGGTGCTCCGATCCCTCCGTCATCCGGGGATTCCGAAGTTCTATGACTTCTTCGTTGAGGCTGGGAAAAAATACCTGGTGATGGAATTAATCCATGGAGAAGATTTAGAGGATTGGATTGTCCACCACGGCCCCGTCACTCCCCAACAGGCAGTTCAATGGATGCTCCAGACCTGTGATGTCTTGCACTATCTTCACCAGCAGACTCCAGCGATTATTCACCGTGATATTAAGCCCGCGAACCTGCTGGTGCGCTATCGTGAACAGGCGATCGCCGTACTAGATTTTGGCGCGGTCAAAGAATTGGGGACACCACCGGGAACCCGGATTGCCATTGAAGGCTATAGTGCCCCTGAACAAGACCAAGGGAATCCTGTGATCCAGTCCGATCTGTATGCAGTCGGTTCGACGTTGGTATTTCTGATCACGGGGGAAAGCCCCCACCAGTTTTATCGTCGCAGTGGTAAGACCTTACGGCTGCAAGTGCAGGGATGCAGCAGCATTCCCCGGCGGCTTCAGGGGGTGATTGAAAAAGCGACAGAACCCAATCCCAGTCGTCGTTATGTCAGTGCCCAAGCGTTAGCGATCGCCCTGAAAAACGCCCTGTGA
- a CDS encoding glycosyltransferase, which yields MIQVEPLAIHTLLRHLWHGLLTFVFYYPLVMSYAWMFFAVLFFLRSEYRERSLVRPPGGELDTPISILIPCFNEGDNAADTISHALAVNYSVFEVIAINDGSRDNTGAILNHLAALHSNLRVLHLVENQGKALALQVGCLLARYEILVCIDGDALLDAHALPWMVRHFLHNPRTGAVTGNPRIRNRSTLMGRVQVGEFSSIIGLIKRAQSWFGQLFTVSGVISAFRKSAVHQVGYWSADMLTEDIDITWKLQPGGVGRDL from the coding sequence TGCTGCGGCATCTGTGGCATGGGTTGTTGACCTTTGTTTTTTATTACCCCCTAGTAATGTCCTATGCCTGGATGTTCTTTGCGGTTCTATTTTTCCTCCGGTCAGAATATCGGGAGCGATCGCTGGTGCGTCCTCCTGGGGGTGAGCTCGACACACCGATCAGTATCCTAATCCCCTGCTTTAATGAGGGTGACAACGCTGCCGACACCATTTCCCATGCCCTAGCCGTCAACTATTCAGTCTTTGAGGTGATTGCGATTAATGACGGTAGTCGTGACAACACTGGGGCGATCCTCAACCATTTAGCTGCGCTCCATTCCAATCTTCGGGTGCTGCACTTAGTGGAAAATCAGGGCAAAGCCTTGGCATTGCAAGTGGGTTGTCTCCTAGCCCGTTATGAAATTCTCGTTTGTATCGATGGAGATGCCCTGCTGGATGCCCATGCCCTGCCCTGGATGGTGCGGCATTTTCTGCATAATCCCCGAACAGGAGCCGTTACTGGCAACCCCCGCATTCGTAACCGCTCAACCTTGATGGGTCGGGTACAGGTGGGTGAGTTTTCATCCATTATTGGCTTGATCAAGCGCGCGCAGAGTTGGTTTGGTCAGCTGTTTACGGTGTCTGGGGTCATTAGTGCGTTTCGTAAATCAGCAGTGCATCAAGTGGGCTACTGGAGTGCCGATATGCTCACCGAAGATATAGATATCACCTGGAAACTTCAGCCGGGGGGGGTGGGACGTGATCTATGA
- a CDS encoding flavin reductase family protein: protein MLDEQAKKIMLRKIPHGIYVCGVKDGDEVNGFTASWVMQASFKPPLVVNCVRQDSKSHAMIKASAVFSLSILEAGQKDLAQVFFSAPAPGWQQVCRD, encoded by the coding sequence TTGCTAGACGAACAGGCGAAGAAGATCATGCTGCGAAAGATTCCACATGGAATCTATGTTTGCGGTGTTAAAGACGGCGACGAGGTGAATGGCTTCACAGCAAGCTGGGTAATGCAAGCCTCTTTTAAGCCACCGTTGGTGGTCAACTGCGTCCGCCAAGATTCTAAATCTCACGCGATGATTAAGGCCAGTGCCGTTTTCTCCCTCAGCATCTTGGAAGCGGGTCAAAAAGACTTAGCTCAGGTATTTTTTTCAGCCCCAGCGCCGGGTTGGCAGCAAGTTTGCAGAGATTGA
- a CDS encoding EAL domain-containing protein produces MGALRLSFFANPHLWLEVVHLDDQERVRHYISTVVQEGSIDWEYRILKPDGAVRWVRNRSCLVCDRHQRTCRIDGMVTDITQRKIAEVALHQAVQQNSLLALAISNLATGVIISDATLPDNPVIFANPGFTAITGYASDEIIGRNCRCLQGANTERTTVQAIRQAIADRQPYNCVVLNYRKDGIPFWNELTLNPVFDVAGQLTNFVGLQTDVTARKQAETMLEQLRHQHQLILNSVGEGIYGLDLQGHATFVNPAAARMTGWEAAELIGQSIPGILHQSMSEEILSSWQDAIVGETAGDLSPVEGVFWRKDGSSFWVEYIRKPIREQGELVGMVVTFQDITERKQAEEALKESEERYALAVQGANDGLWDWNLKTNQIYFSPRWKAMLGWGIDEISNSPDEWFTRLHPEELAQVRTALLIHLEGQSAHFEIEHRMQHKDGSFCWVLNRGLAIRDRQGRVSRMAGSLTDITERKQAEAQLLYDAYYDPLTQLPNRALLMDRLEEVANWAQQRHTLFAVLFIDLDRFKGVNDSLGHTRGDQLLIAIAQLLKVCVRQGDTVARLGGDEFAIVLDALQSVTDAISVAERIQQELTLPINLSGCEVFATVSIGIALSGEGNQEPEDLLRDSDIAMYQAKLLGKSRYVIFDAQMRHRAIAQLQLETDLRRAMTAQAFHLEYQPIVCLSRNSIIGFEALLRWRHPLRGAISPGEFIPLAEETGLIVPLGFWALKEACLQMQSWQSQLPTPLPLTISVNLSCKQFSQPNLFENIAQILQETQLDGQFLKLEITESTIMENAEAAPSMLTDLKALGIQLSIDDFGTGYSSLSYLHRFPIDTLKIDRSFISRITTASEPFEIVKTILALAENLGMTVVAEGVETPDQLVQLKMLKCPYAQGYFFSRPVSSAAAQQLILQQCSPTAPSQLSSI; encoded by the coding sequence GGCATGGTGACGGATATCACCCAGCGAAAGATCGCGGAGGTGGCGCTGCATCAGGCCGTACAGCAAAACAGTCTTTTAGCCCTGGCGATCTCAAATCTCGCCACTGGGGTAATTATCTCTGACGCTACCCTGCCAGACAATCCTGTGATTTTTGCTAATCCTGGTTTCACCGCGATCACGGGCTATGCCAGCGACGAAATCATCGGACGTAACTGCCGTTGCTTGCAGGGTGCTAACACTGAAAGAACCACTGTGCAGGCAATTCGGCAGGCGATCGCAGACAGACAGCCCTACAACTGCGTGGTGCTGAACTATCGCAAAGATGGTATCCCATTCTGGAATGAGCTGACACTGAACCCGGTCTTCGATGTTGCGGGGCAGCTTACCAACTTTGTAGGACTGCAAACCGATGTTACGGCTCGCAAGCAAGCAGAGACGATGCTGGAGCAGTTACGCCATCAACATCAGTTGATTTTGAACTCTGTGGGTGAGGGAATTTATGGCTTAGATTTGCAGGGCCATGCCACGTTTGTGAATCCAGCGGCGGCCAGGATGACAGGGTGGGAGGCCGCAGAGTTAATTGGTCAGTCTATTCCAGGCATCTTGCATCAGTCGATGTCGGAGGAAATTCTTTCCTCCTGGCAGGACGCCATCGTCGGGGAAACCGCCGGAGATCTCAGTCCAGTGGAGGGCGTCTTCTGGAGAAAGGATGGCAGTAGTTTTTGGGTGGAATATATCCGCAAGCCGATTCGAGAGCAGGGCGAGTTGGTTGGTATGGTGGTGACCTTTCAGGATATCACCGAGCGCAAACAGGCTGAGGAAGCACTGAAGGAAAGTGAAGAACGCTATGCCCTAGCGGTACAAGGGGCGAACGATGGGCTGTGGGACTGGAATCTCAAAACCAATCAGATCTATTTTTCCCCCCGATGGAAAGCCATGCTGGGCTGGGGGATCGACGAAATTAGCAACAGCCCCGACGAATGGTTCACCCGCCTCCATCCAGAGGAATTAGCCCAGGTGAGAACCGCCCTGTTGATCCACCTGGAAGGACAAAGTGCTCATTTTGAAATTGAGCATCGGATGCAACACAAAGATGGTAGTTTCTGTTGGGTTCTGAATCGAGGACTGGCCATTCGCGATCGCCAGGGGAGGGTTTCCCGCATGGCAGGATCGTTGACGGATATTACCGAGCGCAAGCAAGCAGAAGCCCAGCTCCTGTACGATGCCTACTACGACCCGTTGACCCAGCTTCCCAATCGGGCCTTGTTGATGGATCGCTTGGAGGAGGTCGCCAATTGGGCGCAGCAGCGGCATACCTTGTTTGCTGTTTTATTCATTGATCTGGATCGGTTCAAAGGGGTCAATGATAGTTTGGGACATACGCGGGGCGATCAATTACTGATCGCCATTGCCCAACTTTTGAAAGTTTGTGTGCGGCAAGGAGATACCGTTGCCCGTTTAGGGGGCGACGAGTTTGCGATTGTTCTTGACGCCCTCCAATCTGTTACCGATGCCATCAGTGTAGCGGAGCGAATTCAGCAAGAACTGACCCTTCCGATTAACTTAAGCGGCTGTGAAGTCTTTGCCACGGTCAGTATCGGCATTGCCCTCAGTGGTGAAGGGAATCAAGAGCCAGAAGACCTGTTGCGGGATTCGGATATTGCCATGTACCAGGCCAAGCTCCTGGGTAAGTCGCGTTATGTAATCTTCGATGCCCAGATGCGCCACCGGGCGATCGCCCAGTTGCAGTTAGAGACAGACTTACGACGGGCAATGACCGCCCAGGCATTTCACCTAGAGTATCAGCCCATTGTTTGCCTCAGTCGTAACTCCATCATTGGGTTTGAAGCCTTATTACGCTGGCGACATCCCTTGCGGGGAGCCATTTCGCCAGGAGAGTTTATTCCCCTGGCCGAAGAGACCGGCTTAATTGTGCCCTTGGGGTTTTGGGCGCTGAAGGAAGCCTGTCTTCAAATGCAGAGCTGGCAATCTCAGTTGCCCACACCCTTACCGCTGACGATCAGTGTCAACCTTTCCTGCAAACAATTTTCCCAACCCAACCTGTTCGAAAACATCGCCCAGATTTTGCAGGAAACCCAATTGGATGGCCAGTTCTTAAAACTGGAGATCACTGAGAGTACGATCATGGAAAATGCCGAAGCTGCTCCCTCCATGTTGACTGATTTAAAAGCCCTGGGCATTCAGTTATCCATTGATGATTTCGGCACCGGCTACTCCTCTCTGAGTTATTTACATCGGTTTCCCATCGATACCTTAAAGATTGATCGGTCATTTATTAGCCGCATCACCACGGCTTCTGAACCATTCGAAATTGTCAAAACCATCCTGGCCTTAGCCGAAAACCTGGGGATGACCGTCGTTGCCGAGGGGGTCGAAACCCCCGATCAACTGGTGCAATTGAAGATGCTAAAGTGCCCCTATGCTCAGGGATATTTCTTCTCTCGTCCAGTTTCCAGTGCCGCAGCGCAGCAATTGATTCTCCAGCAGTGTTCACCAACCGCTCCATCCCAACTGTCCTCAATTTAA
- a CDS encoding serine/threonine phosphatase codes for MMPARQISGISATITKSFFGIETQITKEEVPRGRTLHARGLYILCDGMGGHASGEVASALAVKTLQEYFKTHWQEDLPNEATIREGVLIANQAIYEVNQQESSSGSGRMGTTLVLVLLQDTDVAVAHVGDSRLYRVSRKRGLEQVTVDHEVGQREILRGVDPAIAYARPDAYQLIQALGPRDNQSVNPDIQFLSLREDTLLVLCSDGLTDNDLLETYWQSHLDPLLSSQSQLDRGTSQLIDLANQYNGHDNITAIVVRIKVRPNLAMLPR; via the coding sequence ATGATGCCTGCCAGACAGATATCGGGAATCAGCGCAACCATAACGAAGAGTTTTTTTGGCATTGAAACCCAGATCACGAAGGAAGAAGTTCCCCGAGGTCGGACATTACATGCACGGGGGCTGTACATTCTCTGCGATGGCATGGGAGGTCACGCCAGTGGCGAAGTTGCCAGTGCTTTGGCAGTCAAAACCCTACAGGAATACTTCAAAACCCACTGGCAGGAAGACCTCCCTAACGAGGCCACCATTCGGGAAGGGGTGTTGATTGCCAACCAGGCCATCTATGAAGTCAATCAACAGGAGTCCAGTTCCGGGAGTGGCCGCATGGGCACGACCTTGGTGCTGGTATTGTTGCAGGATACTGATGTCGCGGTGGCCCATGTCGGGGACAGTCGGCTGTATCGTGTCAGCCGCAAGCGGGGATTGGAGCAAGTGACAGTGGATCATGAAGTGGGGCAGCGGGAAATTCTGCGTGGCGTTGATCCGGCGATCGCCTACGCTCGTCCTGATGCCTATCAACTGATCCAAGCCCTTGGCCCCAGGGATAACCAATCGGTGAATCCAGATATTCAATTCCTGTCCCTGCGGGAAGATACCTTGCTCGTGCTTTGCTCAGACGGTCTCACAGATAATGATCTACTGGAAACCTACTGGCAAAGTCATCTCGATCCCCTTTTAAGTTCCCAGAGCCAGCTAGATCGGGGGACGAGTCAACTGATCGATCTCGCAAATCAGTACAATGGTCATGACAATATCACGGCCATTGTGGTGCGAATTAAGGTACGTCCCAACTTAGCAATGTTGCCGCGTTAA
- a CDS encoding flavin reductase family protein gives MEFYPGPETACPIIQEALGYLECRLVGMVEQGDHTVFVGEVIGAGVHREGEPLLLESTGWQYGG, from the coding sequence ATTGAGTTCTATCCAGGGCCAGAGACAGCCTGCCCAATTATTCAAGAGGCTTTGGGCTACCTGGAGTGTCGCCTCGTAGGCATGGTTGAGCAGGGTGACCACACCGTCTTTGTGGGAGAAGTCATCGGTGCGGGGGTTCACCGAGAAGGAGAGCCACTGCTGCTAGAAAGTACGGGTTGGCAATACGGGGGATAA
- a CDS encoding helix-turn-helix domain-containing protein: protein MSGGELQTFGSLSERELQVLELVAAGLTNQQIAEKLDISKRTVDNHISNILTKTATENRVSLVRWALQWGKVCLDEYNCCTLPLAEDGVVS from the coding sequence ATGTCTGGTGGCGAGTTGCAGACTTTTGGATCTCTCTCGGAGCGAGAACTCCAGGTGCTTGAACTGGTGGCTGCTGGCTTGACCAACCAGCAAATTGCTGAGAAGTTGGACATTAGCAAGCGTACCGTGGATAACCATATCAGCAACATCTTGACAAAAACCGCCACCGAAAACCGGGTTTCCCTGGTACGTTGGGCCTTGCAATGGGGCAAAGTCTGCCTTGATGAATACAACTGCTGCACCTTACCTCTGGCTGAGGATGGAGTGGTTTCCTAA
- a CDS encoding DUF2808 domain-containing protein produces the protein MGNAIHFGALVMLSSVVGITGQVEAIQLGDGSRAFVNPPRLLGAVTTSSDVYAWNSTYYFTLQIPEDAGEPLQKVVIVQQEGLDLDLDYNLKQFVAFEGASYRKRGAPIAIGNVGFDRKNQTVTVSFDPPVVPGTTVTVGLRPYANPDTSGVYLFGVTAFPPGERTRSQFLGFGRLTFYRGRD, from the coding sequence ATGGGTAATGCAATTCATTTTGGTGCACTGGTAATGCTGTCTAGCGTGGTAGGCATAACGGGGCAGGTGGAAGCGATTCAATTGGGGGATGGCAGTCGAGCGTTTGTCAATCCCCCGCGCCTATTGGGGGCTGTCACAACCAGCAGTGATGTTTACGCCTGGAATTCTACCTACTACTTCACATTACAAATTCCGGAAGACGCTGGAGAACCTCTCCAGAAAGTGGTGATTGTGCAACAGGAAGGCTTAGACTTGGATTTGGACTACAATCTCAAGCAATTTGTTGCCTTTGAAGGGGCTTCTTATCGTAAGCGTGGTGCACCGATTGCCATTGGGAATGTGGGCTTCGACCGTAAAAACCAGACTGTAACTGTGAGTTTTGATCCACCTGTTGTTCCCGGCACAACTGTGACCGTGGGGCTGCGCCCTTATGCCAACCCAGATACCAGCGGCGTTTATTTGTTTGGAGTGACGGCGTTCCCACCAGGGGAGAGAACACGTAGTCAGTTCCTGGGCTTTGGACGGCTGACGTTCTATCGAGGGAGAGATTGA
- a CDS encoding folylpolyglutamate synthase/dihydrofolate synthase family protein, with translation MIDVDTILEPYQRFGVHLGLDRIQSLLANLGNPQQQYPIIHVAGSNGKGSVCAYLSGILTAAGYRVGRYTSPHLVNWCERICLNEEAIAPIALQQVLEQVEAAISPLEMPTQFEVITAASWLYFAQQQVEIAIVEVGLGGRLDATNVCDRPLVSIITSLSREHWQVLGPTLADIAREKAGILKVGSPAIVGLLPAEAAVVVAEQIAALNCPVDWPESAQEIPRPTDSGSPKPMPWAEFRGIQYPLPLAGEVQLRNSSLAIAAVQVLRQQGWSITDAAIQDGMAHTHWPGRLQWVHWQEHRLLIDGAHNPAAAGVLRQFVDRLGDARSVQWVMGMLSTKDHSEIFQTLLRSGDALYLVPVPDHSSANPIELTQLAQRQCPGLTHCQPYPDLASGLQAAFQDSSDFKNQDDIEPLTILCGSLYLIGHFFKHQDCGSKPTR, from the coding sequence GTGATCGACGTTGACACGATTCTCGAACCCTATCAGCGGTTTGGTGTCCATCTGGGGTTGGATCGGATTCAGTCCCTCTTGGCAAATTTGGGCAATCCGCAACAACAGTACCCCATCATCCATGTGGCGGGAAGCAACGGCAAGGGTTCGGTTTGTGCTTATTTGTCAGGGATCTTAACAGCGGCTGGCTATCGTGTGGGACGCTACACGTCGCCACATCTGGTCAACTGGTGTGAGCGGATTTGTCTGAATGAAGAAGCGATCGCCCCCATTGCCCTCCAACAGGTGCTTGAGCAAGTTGAGGCTGCGATTTCACCCCTAGAAATGCCCACTCAGTTTGAGGTGATCACCGCTGCAAGTTGGCTCTATTTTGCCCAGCAACAGGTCGAGATTGCCATAGTTGAAGTGGGTTTAGGGGGACGGCTGGATGCCACCAATGTCTGCGATCGCCCCTTGGTTAGCATTATTACCTCCCTCAGTCGTGAACATTGGCAGGTCTTAGGACCAACGTTGGCGGATATTGCCCGAGAAAAAGCAGGGATTCTCAAAGTCGGTAGCCCCGCAATTGTAGGTCTCTTACCTGCGGAGGCTGCTGTGGTGGTGGCAGAGCAGATTGCAGCCCTCAATTGTCCAGTGGACTGGCCTGAATCGGCTCAAGAGATTCCAAGGCCAACTGACTCCGGTTCTCCTAAACCCATGCCCTGGGCAGAGTTTCGGGGTATCCAGTACCCGTTGCCCCTGGCTGGAGAGGTGCAGTTGCGGAATTCATCCCTGGCGATCGCAGCGGTGCAAGTCCTGAGACAGCAAGGCTGGTCGATTACCGATGCTGCCATTCAGGATGGGATGGCCCACACTCACTGGCCGGGTCGGCTTCAGTGGGTTCACTGGCAAGAACATCGTTTGCTGATCGACGGGGCGCATAATCCAGCAGCAGCAGGGGTATTACGCCAGTTTGTGGATCGCTTAGGAGATGCCCGCTCCGTGCAGTGGGTGATGGGGATGCTGTCTACCAAAGATCACAGCGAGATTTTCCAAACCTTACTAAGATCAGGGGATGCACTCTACCTTGTTCCTGTGCCCGATCACAGTTCTGCTAACCCAATTGAGTTAACGCAATTAGCACAACGTCAATGTCCGGGGCTCACTCATTGTCAACCCTATCCAGATTTGGCCTCAGGCTTACAAGCAGCGTTCCAGGATAGTTCAGATTTCAAGAATCAGGATGACATTGAACCACTTACGATCCTATGTGGTTCTCTCTACCTGATCGGGCACTTTTTTAAACATCAGGATTGCGGCAGCAAGCCAACCCGCTGA
- a CDS encoding zinc-ribbon domain-containing protein has protein sequence MPICPQCQFENSDANKFCQSCGSPLTLWWAIVQGCSQTPAFYGEASLGESLDVAPVSAMATPSTEPLAIGTAPLFLDPANRYRWLETGSTSNSLSGKPGGFLWEIQGKVLDYQPFQNTLFSVISPEGSATSMPDTISMPPVAQSYLALESRFYPTLPAVHDAWQQEGQQVLVLEDRSDLLLLADLCAQEPVPTMQILHWFHEMVELWDALEVWKSRNSLLELSNLRVDEDGILCLQRLYPDSAPYHLQDLGKLWLQVFDQPPQTLEVGLDTLIKAVHGGEITELGDLRTRLEAIAYDVQMQELEMGNEDTDVDLTPYLEDGVDLDDPEDPEEEEDGSDLDDMPTVVLPMQLYSVDDACQTDIGNQRNHNEEFFWH, from the coding sequence ATGCCTATTTGTCCCCAATGTCAGTTTGAGAACTCTGATGCCAATAAGTTCTGTCAAAGCTGTGGCAGTCCCCTCACCCTCTGGTGGGCGATTGTTCAAGGATGTTCACAGACGCCAGCGTTCTATGGAGAAGCATCTCTAGGGGAATCTCTAGATGTAGCGCCTGTTTCAGCCATGGCCACACCCTCAACAGAACCTCTAGCGATCGGGACGGCACCGCTCTTTCTCGATCCTGCGAACCGATATCGATGGCTGGAGACGGGTTCAACTTCCAACAGTCTTTCTGGCAAGCCTGGAGGCTTTCTCTGGGAAATACAGGGAAAAGTCCTGGATTATCAACCTTTTCAGAACACCCTGTTTTCAGTCATCAGTCCGGAAGGCAGCGCTACCAGCATGCCCGATACCATATCGATGCCACCCGTAGCTCAATCCTATTTGGCCTTGGAATCTCGTTTTTATCCCACCCTCCCAGCTGTTCACGATGCTTGGCAGCAAGAAGGGCAGCAGGTGCTGGTTTTAGAAGATCGCTCAGATCTGCTGTTACTGGCGGATTTGTGCGCCCAAGAACCAGTTCCGACCATGCAGATATTGCATTGGTTCCATGAGATGGTAGAACTTTGGGACGCACTGGAGGTCTGGAAGTCTCGGAACAGTTTGTTGGAACTTAGCAACCTTCGCGTCGATGAAGATGGAATTCTCTGTCTGCAAAGGCTCTACCCTGACTCAGCCCCTTACCACCTCCAAGATTTGGGGAAACTTTGGTTACAAGTTTTCGACCAGCCCCCGCAGACGTTGGAAGTAGGGTTGGATACCCTGATTAAAGCTGTGCATGGGGGGGAAATTACTGAACTTGGGGATTTACGAACTCGTCTAGAAGCGATCGCCTACGATGTCCAGATGCAGGAACTTGAGATGGGCAATGAAGATACGGACGTAGACTTAACGCCCTATCTAGAAGATGGGGTCGATCTCGATGACCCCGAGGATCCAGAAGAGGAGGAGGACGGCAGCGACCTGGATGATATGCCCACCGTGGTGTTACCCATGCAGTTGTATAGCGTCGATGATGCCTGCCAGACAGATATCGGGAATCAGCGCAACCATAACGAAGAGTTTTTTTGGCATTGA